Genomic window (Desulforapulum autotrophicum HRM2):
ATCCAGTGACCCGTTTGCCTTAATTTATTCGGCAGGGGTAAAAGAGGCCTAGTGAAAACATCTCTCAAACATATTTTCAGGGGGGGAAATGCCGGTCTAAAGGTCGTGGATTTGACCCATCCCCTGGATGAAAATATTCCCATCTGGCCGGGGGATTCTGAATTCAAGCTTGCTGCCCGGGCATCCTACGAAAAGGATGGGTATCTGACCCATAGTCTGGCTGTGGGAGAACACAGTGGAACCCACTGGTCAACCCCCAACACCTTTGTTCCAGGCGGCCGCCATGCTGGAATGTTCACCCCGCAAGAGCTGGTGGTTCCGGCCGTGGTCATGGATATCCGCGCCAAAACCTGCCAGGACAGGGATTATTGTCTTACAGTTGAGGATGTGACGGCCTGGGAAGCTGTGTACGGGGAAATTCCCCTGGGTAGCCTGGTGGTTCTCTTTACCGG
Coding sequences:
- a CDS encoding cyclase family protein, yielding MKTSLKHIFRGGNAGLKVVDLTHPLDENIPIWPGDSEFKLAARASYEKDGYLTHSLAVGEHSGTHWSTPNTFVPGGRHAGMFTPQELVVPAVVMDIRAKTCQDRDYCLTVEDVTAWEAVYGEIPLGSLVVLFTGWQERWNDSCSFFGLDRENTMHWPGFGRDAVIHLVEERKIAGLGTDTHGIDPGNDGAFKASGAIFRADKIVLECLAGLDGLPAVGAMLVIGGLPLNGGTGSPARVLGLLGLGRIY